The Pseudomonas benzenivorans region ATAGCCGGCCCAGTGATAGAGCGGCTTGGGCTGGCTGACGCAGCCACCGAGCAGGGTGGCCGCGGCCAGGGCGAGCAGGGCGGCGTATGGCTGTTTCTGTTGGGGCATATGCAGTCCTTCCCTGGAGATTATTGCGCCGGACGCCAGGCGCCGGTGTCGACGCCGGAGACCAGGTTGTTGACCGCCTCGCGGATGGCCAGGTCGAGGACCTTGCCGTTGAGGGTGGAGTCATAGCTGGCGGTACCGCCGAAGCCGATGACTTCGCGATTGGACAGGCTGTACTCGCCGGCGCCCTGGACCGAATAGACCACCTCGGAGGTGGTGACGTCGACGATGTTCAGGTTGACCTTGGCATAGGCGATCTGGGATTTGGCGCGGCCGAGGATGCCGAACAGCTGGTGGTCGCCGACTTCCTTGCGACCGAACTCGGTGACGTCGCCAGTCACCACGAAATTGGCCCCGCGCACTTGCTGGTGCTTCTTCGCGAAGGTGCTTTCCCGGGCGATTTCCGTGAGGTTGTCGCGGTCCAGCACGTTGAACCTGTTGGACTGTTGCAGGTGGGTGACCAGGATGGTCTTGGCCTGGCCGCCGAGGCGGTCGACGCCGTCGGAGAACAGGCCGCGCATGTAGCTGGAGCGGTTGTCGAACTTACCCACCGCGATGGGGCTGCGGGTGCCTTGGTAGGTGCTATGGGCGGAGGTCACCTTGGCGACTTCGAGGGTGCGCGATTGCTCGGTGGCGCAGCCGGCCAGCAGGCCGAGCAGACTGACGGCCAGTACCGTTTTCTTCATGGGAAGTTTCTCGTGATAGGGGATTTAGCGGTGCTCGAGCCCAGGGGCAGGGGCGTGCGCCACGGCCCGTGGCGTGGGCGCGGCGAGGGGGCTGCGGCGTGATGAAGCGGGGGAAACGCCTGTGGTGCATCCATGACCCTGGAATCCTTGTCCCGGCCAACAGCTGGAATGCGGCTGATCGGCTGTATTCGCGTGCAGGTGCCTGGGGAGGGGCCAACTTTATGGCGGCCACCGGTCCAGCCCTGGCGAGGCGGGCGAAGTCTACAAAAACCAGGGCCAAGTGGCCACTGGCCAGCGGTTGTTGCGCTACGCCCTCTGTGCGCTGGTTCTCGCTTGCCGGTGGCCTTTGGCTCGACTGCATCCGGCATCGGCCCCGGCCCTCGCCAGGGAGGGCACTGCACCGCACGTCGGCTCGGCTCATGAGGG contains the following coding sequences:
- a CDS encoding CsgG/HfaB family protein; protein product: MKKTVLAVSLLGLLAGCATEQSRTLEVAKVTSAHSTYQGTRSPIAVGKFDNRSSYMRGLFSDGVDRLGGQAKTILVTHLQQSNRFNVLDRDNLTEIARESTFAKKHQQVRGANFVVTGDVTEFGRKEVGDHQLFGILGRAKSQIAYAKVNLNIVDVTTSEVVYSVQGAGEYSLSNREVIGFGGTASYDSTLNGKVLDLAIREAVNNLVSGVDTGAWRPAQ